In one Winogradskyella sp. MH6 genomic region, the following are encoded:
- a CDS encoding YciI family protein yields the protein MKKILLLFLMLCLVVSCKSSDANSNEVKPESIAKLKAELIKKGFQIFDYVDEKTQDTILMQQYYIAFLKKGPTRSQNKEEAAELQKAHLAHLGKMYKLGYADISGPFGDDGDIRGITIYNVPTLKMADSLANADPMVKAGRLIIEIHPWWAAKGFPLR from the coding sequence ATGAAAAAAATATTATTACTATTTTTAATGCTATGCCTTGTAGTATCATGTAAATCTTCTGATGCAAATAGCAATGAAGTGAAGCCAGAGTCTATAGCTAAACTAAAAGCAGAACTTATAAAAAAAGGTTTTCAAATTTTTGATTATGTAGATGAAAAAACCCAAGACACTATATTAATGCAACAATATTATATTGCATTTTTAAAAAAAGGGCCAACACGAAGCCAGAACAAAGAAGAGGCTGCTGAGTTACAAAAAGCACATTTAGCACACCTAGGCAAAATGTACAAGTTAGGTTATGCCGATATTTCTGGTCCTTTTGGAGACGATGGAGATATAAGAGGAATTACTATTTACAACGTACCAACATTAAAAATGGCTGATAGTTTAGCTAATGCCGATCCTATGGTAAAAGCTGGGCGTTTGATTATAGAAATTCATCCATGGTGGGCTGCTAAAGGTTTTCCGTTACGATAA
- a CDS encoding CYTH domain-containing protein: MTVEIERKFLVNSNDFKKEASKSYSIKQGFLNSHEERTVRVRLKNDKGYLTIKGKSSEDGLVRFEWETEITKQEAEQLLALCEDGIIDKIRYEVNFGNHTFEIDEFFGENDGLVIAEVELRSTNEDFNKPEWLGIEVTGDIKYYNSQLSKQPYKNWK, translated from the coding sequence ATGACCGTAGAAATAGAGCGTAAATTTTTAGTGAATTCTAATGATTTTAAAAAAGAAGCATCGAAAAGTTATAGCATAAAACAGGGCTTTTTGAATAGCCATGAAGAGCGCACAGTAAGAGTAAGATTAAAAAACGATAAAGGGTACTTAACCATAAAAGGAAAATCTTCGGAAGATGGATTGGTGCGTTTTGAATGGGAAACTGAAATTACGAAGCAAGAAGCAGAACAACTCTTAGCGTTGTGTGAAGATGGTATAATTGATAAAATACGCTACGAAGTAAACTTTGGAAACCACACTTTTGAGATTGATGAATTTTTTGGAGAAAATGATGGTTTAGTCATTGCTGAGGTAGAATTACGATCTACAAACGAAGATTTTAATAAACCTGAATGGTTAGGAATAGAAGTTACAGGAGATATTAAATATTATAATTCTCAATTGAGTAAACAACCTTATAAAAACTGGAAATAA